AGCAGGTCCGGAGATAATCTTGAAAGGCCATAACTGTCTGTCGCTTTGAACAGAGCTGTCATTAAATCTACGACCAATCAACCTCTTTGCATCTGTCACataacaaaacagaacacaGTTAAACCACAGTTAAATTACAACTatgaaaccctaaatcatcGCTACTAATACGGATCTAGTTTGTATCTTAGTACAGAGGAAACGTACCGAAAACAGTGTTGATGGGGTTCATGGCGACCTGATTCTTGGCGGCATCACCGATCAAGCGTTCGTTGTCGGTGAAGGCGACGTAGGAAGGGGTGGTACGGTTACCTTGATCATTAGCAATGATCTCAACACGGTCGTGTTGCCAAACTCCAACACATGAGTAAGTGGTACCGAGATCGATACCAATCGCTGGACCTTCTCCTTTACCAGACATTGTTTAAACTCTTTAGACTAGAGGATGAAGAATTTGAGGTTCAAAAATAGTAATGAAACCGAATGAACAAACTTAGAAAGATTTAGAGAGAGGCAAGTGAGTTCGTgcggctagggttttgtttttttttccgaaaGAAGTGGTCGAAGAAGaaatatttatagattttgtaCTAATGGTTTCGAGAATCTTCGATTGGTTCGATATGTAACCACACGATCTTTTTGAGTTGGATCTGACGGTCACGGAACGTTTCTTCTTTgcactttttccttttttcgacctttaaaaaaataaggtgCGTTGAAATAGGAATACTTCCAAGTTGGGGTCTGGGTGGGGTCCGTGGGGACTCGAAGAAGCCGTTTTAAAAAAGAGTTCGAGAATGTTCGACTCGGTGGCTTAGTCCTTAATCAACGTCGGTCATTGGCTCTGACGTACTTGACATTTCTTTGTGGTTTCATTGGCTTTTTTAGTCGGTCCTTTAAGTCACCGACTCACCGTCAGCGTTAGCTTTCTCTAttgtctttaaaaacaaatttgaggCCCAATGGACTTGTCCTGGATGGTAATTGACgacaaagaaataaattaatgtGCTTTATAGTTGTAAAAAGCTGCATAATGCATATATTTGTGAAGAAGCCTTTAGACAAATCATAATCCACCGCAGTACGTTTAGATTGATGGAcaataaatgataaaacaaaaaaaaaaagtgttgctGATATGAGCCATAGTTCATGGATAATGCCATATGTTTAGAATCAGTTAAACTAGATAATTTGAATAGTTTAAAGAGTGAGAGTTTTGGGCTTATATAACTCTTACTCTTAATTTTGATATACTATAATATGGCCCAAAACAACACGTGAAAGAGAGGTATGCCATATGGGACGATtgtatattgttgttttttagtTTCCATGCAATAAACCAGGTGGCAATAACTTCAACATTCTCAAAgaatgtagaattttttttctttcataaatgCAACAATCAACCAATTTAAAAACTCAACAATAATAGGGAACTTATTTTCagattttaaattcttttaaaaacgATTTTTTGTGGCATAGGAAGTTGCATCCATGAATGAAAATAGAATAGGGTGTACAAGTACCAAGTATATCATAGTTGTAGGACCAAATTAATTCTTCCTTTCAAATTCCCTGGCGAAGAGGACATAATACTAACCATGAAGCGTGCAGCTTGTGATTAATGCTCTCTTCTCGCACTCGACctgttcttgttgttgatgagaCTTATGTCTTTCATACGGCCAACTCCTTCTCCTTTGTCTTATTCCATTATTAATTGAGTTACGCTTTTGACAATATTATCtctaaaatcaaatctctttgcccTTTTCTTCCGTCGATGAACTTTCAAATTGAGAAAATGAAAGGTCGATTACGTGGTGAACATTACATTTCCAACATCTCGAGAAACTTGGAGAAAAATATAGATTTGTCAATTTTTTGAAACCaaaacattttggttttttctttggtatGAAACCAGCTggtttaactcgttttcatccTACCCCTATATGGTTCAAATCTGTCCAAAATGTATTAGAACCGAAATAAATTTGATATCAAGTTTggttcttatatttttataaaccgaAAATATCAACTAtctaaccaaaaccaaaccgaaaaccCTATACATACGCTACCTAAAATGTATATTAGCATGGCCTAAACTATACCATAAGACCAATCGGTTTAATTCAGTATTTCCTTACACCTATATGTATATGGCATAGCGTAAACCCACACTATCTAAAATGTCAGTTGCTTTAATTTAGTTTCTCTTGCCCCCTTTTGTTTATGTGGCATTACTGAGTCTGGTTTACTTTGGTTCCTTTAgtacaaaatatagaaaatgaaaTTACACGTAAAAGACAGCTGCTCATAAGTCTTAACTCTTTGACATTAACACTCTAAATCCCATCACACCTTATTTATACGTAGTCTTCTTGCTCACCATAACCTtcatctcatcatcttcatcaaacaaGTATCCTTACATAAAAATCCACAAAAACAATCCATAAAAAGAATGCGTGACACAACATGGCTAGAGCGACTTGGCCTGGCTCTGAGAACCGCCATGGCTTGTCTCATCGTGAGCATGACAACTTTGTACGCTCCTAAACCACTAAAACACTTCACAACGTTTCCAGCCTTCTCTTACTTGACAACAATCCTGATCTGGCTCTCCGATGCTGAACCAACATATGGTGAAGTACTCAAGTGCTGTGTTGATGTCTCTTTGGCCACTTTTCAGACAACAGCCATTGTACTAGTGAGTGTCTTGGTGGTTGGACCAGCTTCACTAGGAAATGGCTTGGTGGCTCCAGTTGCTGTGGCCCTAGCGTCTTTCATCGTGGCTTTTCCTGTTTCCACAAGTCTTCTGACAAAACGGATTGCCTTTGGACAAATTGTTGTCGTCTACGTGACTTTTGCGGTGTTCAATGGAGAGGTGGCTCATGTTTTCATGCTCCCGGTTCATTTGGCGGCCAGTACAGCACTTGGAGCCATCGCTTCTATCCTAGCCGTGCTTCTCCCGTTTCCAAGGCTAGCTCATAGTCAGGTGAGTCTTGAGATTATTATTCCTTATTCATGACGATGACACGTCACAAAATACTTACCTTAGGTTTTAAATGGTTTACAGATGAGCAAGGGTTGCGAATTATATGCTGAAACTGCTCTTGAGAGGTTGAATTTATTCGTCGATGTCATGATGGCTCGAGACAACACTACAGCTCAGGTTTTGATCACACGGGCTGCTTCATTGTCTGCAGCAGCAAAAAACATACTCAAGAGCATCAAAATCCACCATGTAAGCCAACTGTCTTAAGAAACTTAAACATAATCATTGTTAGAAATctgtaaatctttttttttgttttggctcaTGGACTAATCATATCTATTCTTTGGAAACAGGATCGTTTGGCATGGGAGAGACCAGATACAAGATTCTTGAGAAGGAAGCAGAAGTTGGATCCTGCGGAGAAACTGCATGCAACAGAATTTCTGATGAGGGGGCTAGAGCTGGCATTGGGTTCTTGCAGTTCCTTTCCTCAAGGCATGAACCGTGATGAAGTGACTCGTCTCTTAGAAGGTCCAAGAACACATATTGCTCCACAGTCATCATCTACTCTTAAGTCTCAAGATAGTCTAGACTGGCATCTTGAGGCTGGGTCTCTGTCCACTGCAGCTTTACCGGTTTGTTTCTTCCGATACTGCGTCAAAATCTTCAGAGGTGATTCGTTATCTGTGAGACAAGATAGTAACTCTGTAAATAGGAGTAACACGGAGGAAGAAACTCATCCAGAAAACGAAGGATTGTCCATGACCAAAAAGGTTTTGAACATTCTATGTGTCTGGATGGCCAGAGAAAAGTTTGTCTTTGCATTCAAGTGCTCGATTTCTCTAGGCCTTGCTGTTCTGTTTGGTATTATGTATAACAAACAGAACGGGTATTGGTCGGGTCTAACTGTAGCCATTAGCCTTGTAAGCGGAAGGCAAGCAACATTAACAGTGGCAAATTCTCGTCTACAAGGGACAGCGATGGGATCAGTCTATGGTCtattatgttgttttgttttccatagACTAGAAGAATTCAGGTTCTTACCTCTGCTCCCTTGGATAATCCTCGCCGTCTTCATGAGGCACAGCAAAGTCTATGGCCAGCCTGGAGGAGTCACAGCTGCCATTGCTGCACTGTTGATACTTGGAAGGAGGAATTATGGAGCTCCAACTGAGTTTGCGATCACTCGCATTGTTGAAGCTTCAATTgggttgctctgttttgtctttGGGGAGATTCTCGTCACTCCTGTGAGAGCAGCAACCCTTGCAAGAACCGAGCTTAGCCACTGTCTTGATGCCCTCTTAGATTGCATCCAATCACTGGTTCTTTGTTCTGAGGAGAAGAACCAGAAAATGGCATCGGTTACAGATTTGAGGAAAAGACAGGCAAAACTCAAATCTCATGTAGACGCATTAGAGAGGTTAACAGGAGAAGCCTTAACAGAGCCTAAGATTCCATTCCTCCGCCCATTAAACACGGTCAGTTACTACAAGCTTTTGGGCTCTTTCTCGAAGATATCTGATCTTTGTCTCTATGTTTGTGATGGCCTCAAAAACCTATCTGGAGTTCAACCAAACCTTGTGTTTCCTTGGGACAACATCACTCATGACCTGAGAGCCTTCCAAGAAAAGCTTAACCCTTCGGTGAAATGCTTAAAAGAGATCAACATAACCAAGTCGCAAGCAAGGCTCCAAAAGGAGTTGCAGAAGAGAAAGATATGCCACGATGTTGAAGCaggaacaacaacatcaaacgAAAACTACTCAAACATGGAGTTGGGTCCAAGCCAGGATGATGCAGAGAGGTTTTCGGCTTCTTTCGTAATGCTACTGAAGGAAGCAACTGACAAGATAAGTGATAACACAGCTGAAGAGGTGCTCAAGAAGAGTGAAACTGCTCTATGTTTGAGCAGTCTAGGGTTTTGCATTAGCAGACTGATGCAAGAAACAATATGTATTGTGACAGAAATAACCCATACAACTTGATTTTTGGAAGAGAATCCTAGAGAATGTTTAGTAACACTATAGCAGAAACCATGATGTAAGAAACATTGAGTGTacaaaattaatgtaaaaacagagagaattgtCGCTAAAACGAAGCAAATCGTTACTATAGCGCAACAACTGTTAGAAACCCtgcaaacagaacaaagaaCATTCATCAAGTTCTGTCTGCTTTCTCCCTTATCAGTGAAAGAACTCAGGCCTCGTGGTTGATCATTGTATCAATGAGCATGTAAAcccaaacaaacataaacagCAAAAGTTTCACCAACCCTCACAGCTGAGTAAATCAGGCATAATTTAACAAGTAAAACGCGGAAATTgctctatataaaaaaaaagcctttTATAGTGAATTACCAAAGTATGTGAATAACAAGActacaaaaaagagagagacttcTCCAGCTAAAACCACATTGTCAACATACATCAACTATATATCAATTCTGACATATCAGAGACTACTAGTGAATTTGAAGCTCATCTCTCTATTCGAATTTAG
The Camelina sativa cultivar DH55 chromosome 15, Cs, whole genome shotgun sequence DNA segment above includes these coding regions:
- the LOC104745116 gene encoding uncharacterized protein LOC104745116 gives rise to the protein MRDTTWLERLGLALRTAMACLIVSMTTLYAPKPLKHFTTFPAFSYLTTILIWLSDAEPTYGEVLKCCVDVSLATFQTTAIVLVSVLVVGPASLGNGLVAPVAVALASFIVAFPVSTSLLTKRIAFGQIVVVYVTFAVFNGEVAHVFMLPVHLAASTALGAIASILAVLLPFPRLAHSQMSKGCELYAETALERLNLFVDVMMARDNTTAQVLITRAASLSAAAKNILKSIKIHHDRLAWERPDTRFLRRKQKLDPAEKLHATEFLMRGLELALGSCSSFPQGMNRDEVTRLLEGPRTHIAPQSSSTLKSQDSLDWHLEAGSLSTAALPVCFFRYCVKIFRGDSLSVRQDSNSVNRSNTEEETHPENEGLSMTKKVLNILCVWMAREKFVFAFKCSISLGLAVLFGIMYNKQNGYWSGLTVAISLVSGRQATLTVANSRLQGTAMGSVYGLLCCFVFHRLEEFRFLPLLPWIILAVFMRHSKVYGQPGGVTAAIAALLILGRRNYGAPTEFAITRIVEASIGLLCFVFGEILVTPVRAATLARTELSHCLDALLDCIQSLVLCSEEKNQKMASVTDLRKRQAKLKSHVDALERLTGEALTEPKIPFLRPLNTVSYYKLLGSFSKISDLCLYVCDGLKNLSGVQPNLVFPWDNITHDLRAFQEKLNPSVKCLKEINITKSQARLQKELQKRKICHDVEAGTTTSNENYSNMELGPSQDDAERFSASFVMLLKEATDKISDNTAEEVLKKSETALCLSSLGFCISRLMQETICIVTEITHTT